In the genome of Cryptomeria japonica chromosome 8, Sugi_1.0, whole genome shotgun sequence, one region contains:
- the LOC131031295 gene encoding putative pentatricopeptide repeat-containing protein At3g13770, mitochondrial, producing MLQAYFSPNQARKNLYVNFHLNAHTIGNTQIQAKIMQAKHARISSHDIEAQMNKLCLYGRLKEALDLFGVINSMGVLVESNIYAHLLHACADMRALAEGRQIHAQMVVSGIKVNAFLGTKLLNMYAQCRRLVEAKLYFDIMPRRNVYSWNTIIGVYARDGFYEKAIELYNQMQVSGVQPDVFIFPSVLKACAGLGDLEQGRKIHSYIDGSRFKSDVFVGNALNASETFSVMECHDCGYAQSGNHGDKALNLLREIVLAGVELGSITILSALRACSELSTIQQGKEIHCYVMRMGLEFDSARNAAASTTMISGYIEDGQNGIALKLFRHMQVMGVDADSVTISSILPACAHSEALKHCVNTKKWSMPVFLRYIVFLRFN from the exons ATGCTGCAAGCTTACTTTTCTCCTAACCAGGCACGCAAAAATCTCTATGTCAATTTCCATCTTAATGCGCATACAATTGGTAACACTCAAATACAAGCGAAAATTATGCAAGCAAAACATGCCCGGATTAGTTCCCATGATATCGAGGCACAAATGAATAAACTCTGTTTGTACGGCAGATTGAAGGAGGCCTTGGACTTGTTTGGTGTCATAAACTCAATGGGTGTTTTAGTTGAATCCAACATCTATGCACACCTTTTACATGCCTGTGCTGACATGAGAGCCTTGGCAGAGGGAAGACAAATCCATGCACAAATGGTTGTTAGTGGAATAAAAGTAAATGCTTTTCTGGGTACTAAACTTCTGAACATGTATGCTCAGTGCAGAAGACTGGTGGAAGCCAAACTTTATTTTGATATAATGCCCAGAAGAAATGTTTATTCATGGAATACTATCATTGGAGTGTATGCACGGGATGGGTTTTATGAGAAGGCTATTGAACTGTATAATCAGATGCAGGTTTCAGGTGTTCAGCCAGATGTTTTCATTTTTCCTTCTGTTTTGAAGGCTTGTGCCGGATTGGGGGATTTGGAACAGGGTAGGAAGATTCATAGTTATATTGATGGAAGTAGGTTTAAATCTGATGTTTTTGTTGGGAATGCATTG aatgcctcagagACATTCAGTGTCATGGAATGTCATGATTGCGGTTATGCGCAGAGTGGTAATCATGGGGATAAGGCTCTGAATCTTTTGCGAGAAATAGTGTTGGCAGGTGTGGAGCTGGGTTCGATCACAATTTTGAGTGCCCTTCGGGCATGCTCAGAATTGAGTACTATCCAACAGGGTAAGGAAATCCATTGTTATGTTATGAGAATGGGTTTGGAATTCGATTCAGCG AGAAATGCTGCTGCGTCGACTACCATGATTTCAGGCTATATTGAAGATGGACAGAATGGTATAGCCTTAAAACTCTTTAGACATATGCAAGTAATGGGTGTGGATGCAGATTCTGTCACAATTTCTAGTATTCTACCTGCGTGTGCCCATTCTGAAGCTCTAAAACATTGTGtaaacactaaaaaatggtcaatgcCTGTGTTTCTTAGGTACATAGTGTttcttagatttaattaa